Proteins found in one Hydrogenispora ethanolica genomic segment:
- a CDS encoding GNAT family N-acetyltransferase, translated as MVFEDLNDNHVEAAARLALAEYFEERAAVPVLPGGEYFDLICNSISGMTGAGLGVAAIEDGQLAGFLTCYPPRENFFGTAMGTFSPIHGHGAVKTERKRLYSKLYQNVAAKWVKQGILSHAIALYPHDRETVESFFWNGFGLRCVDAVRDLTAIPCETFPNSIFGELSSGEIAQLVPLKNLLIEHSRSTPMFMPLSRQDIRQVKEENARRDSRYFAAWDRDRVIAFLEIMASGENFAAEDPGMANICGAFILPEYRGTGIFTRLLSRVIETLRDEGYLRCGVDFESFNLSGSGFWLKHFTPYTYSVVRRIDERIYRPE; from the coding sequence TTGGTTTTTGAGGATTTGAACGATAACCACGTCGAGGCGGCGGCGCGGCTCGCGTTGGCGGAGTATTTTGAGGAACGGGCCGCGGTACCGGTACTTCCCGGCGGGGAGTACTTCGATCTCATTTGCAATTCGATTTCCGGAATGACCGGCGCCGGGCTGGGGGTGGCCGCGATCGAAGACGGCCAACTGGCGGGTTTTCTAACTTGTTATCCACCACGAGAAAATTTTTTTGGCACGGCCATGGGAACCTTTTCGCCGATTCATGGGCATGGCGCGGTGAAGACCGAACGAAAGCGCCTCTATTCCAAGTTGTATCAAAACGTTGCCGCGAAATGGGTCAAGCAAGGGATTCTCAGCCACGCCATCGCGTTGTATCCCCATGACCGGGAAACGGTAGAAAGCTTTTTTTGGAACGGGTTTGGCTTGCGGTGCGTCGATGCCGTCCGGGATCTCACGGCGATACCTTGTGAGACATTTCCGAATTCCATATTTGGTGAACTGTCATCTGGGGAGATCGCGCAGCTTGTTCCGTTGAAAAACCTGCTTATCGAGCATTCACGGAGCACGCCGATGTTTATGCCGCTTTCCCGTCAGGATATTAGGCAAGTCAAGGAAGAAAACGCGAGGCGCGACTCCAGGTATTTTGCGGCCTGGGATCGGGACCGGGTCATTGCCTTTCTCGAAATCATGGCTTCGGGGGAAAACTTTGCCGCCGAAGATCCCGGGATGGCCAATATCTGCGGCGCATTCATCCTGCCGGAGTATCGCGGCACCGGTATTTTCACCCGGTTGCTGTCAAGGGTAATCGAGACTCTGCGGGATGAGGGCTATCTACGCTGCGGCGTAGATTTTGAAAGCTTTAACCTCTCGGGAAGCGGTTTTTGGTTGAAACACTTCACGCCGTATACCTATAGCGTTGTGCGGCGGATCGATGAGCGGATTTACCGGCCGGAGTAA
- a CDS encoding VOC family protein produces MRLAGICLISKDVSRLVNFYKDVLRIEAEEESAEFARFLMNGVKLLICSHEIMESMAENSMQNAGFGSFTLEVEVENVDAEYERLKRKQVPFVKPPTTQAWGIRSVWFRDPDGNIINFQARV; encoded by the coding sequence ATGAGGTTGGCAGGTATTTGTTTGATCTCCAAAGATGTCAGCCGTTTGGTGAATTTCTACAAGGATGTCTTGCGGATCGAGGCCGAAGAGGAGAGCGCCGAATTCGCCAGATTTCTGATGAACGGCGTCAAATTGTTAATCTGCTCCCATGAGATCATGGAGAGCATGGCGGAAAACAGTATGCAAAATGCCGGATTCGGCAGCTTTACTTTGGAGGTTGAGGTCGAGAATGTCGATGCGGAGTACGAAAGGCTAAAGCGGAAACAAGTTCCATTCGTGAAACCGCCCACCACCCAAGCCTGGGGCATCCGTTCGGTTTGGTTCCGCGACCCGGACGGCAATATCATTAACTTCCAGGCCCGGGTTTAA
- a CDS encoding helix-turn-helix transcriptional regulator, giving the protein MYEWQKQIQIIVDEIDKCIRHYHDEALTLRFLSRRLGYSEFHTTRKFKEISGMPLRDYLRLRKLAFALKEVRDSERSILDIAFDYGFSSHEAFTRAFKGAYGVTPSEYRKKPKPVVLRTKIDPFDRYFLGLGEIGMMKSAEDIKIYFATIPAHKFLHIKNYESNGYWDFWQKQSLIPGQDCETICGLLDSIKGKLDDDGGSEVNSGSGQIMAYINDPEGRLCDWGIPRTECYGVRLPVDYQGEVPPQMLMIDVPEAEYIVFEHGPFDYERENRSVEEKIEKAMSTFDFSGTGYCFDTSPGRIIYMYHDPERFFKYIRPVRKS; this is encoded by the coding sequence ATGTACGAGTGGCAGAAGCAAATTCAAATAATCGTTGATGAAATTGACAAGTGTATCAGACATTATCACGATGAAGCATTAACGCTACGGTTTCTTTCCCGCAGATTGGGCTACTCTGAATTTCACACTACCAGAAAATTTAAGGAAATATCGGGTATGCCGCTTAGAGATTATTTACGGCTTAGAAAGTTAGCCTTTGCACTAAAAGAGGTTCGGGATAGTGAAAGAAGCATTTTGGATATTGCTTTTGACTATGGTTTTTCATCGCATGAAGCTTTTACCAGAGCTTTTAAAGGAGCATATGGTGTAACGCCAAGTGAATACCGGAAAAAGCCTAAGCCTGTCGTTCTTCGTACAAAAATAGACCCTTTCGACCGCTACTTTTTAGGATTGGGAGAAATTGGTATGATGAAATCTGCAGAGGATATTAAAATTTATTTTGCAACCATTCCCGCACATAAGTTTTTGCACATTAAAAACTATGAGAGTAATGGATATTGGGATTTTTGGCAAAAGCAAAGCCTGATTCCGGGACAGGACTGCGAAACTATCTGCGGCTTGCTGGATAGTATCAAGGGTAAATTGGATGACGATGGCGGGAGCGAAGTTAACAGCGGCAGTGGTCAGATTATGGCGTACATCAATGACCCGGAGGGCAGGCTCTGCGATTGGGGTATTCCGCGTACAGAGTGTTATGGTGTACGTCTTCCTGTTGATTATCAAGGCGAAGTACCGCCACAAATGCTTATGATCGATGTTCCCGAAGCCGAGTATATTGTCTTTGAGCATGGGCCGTTCGATTATGAGCGGGAAAATCGCAGTGTGGAAGAAAAGATAGAAAAAGCAATGTCAACTTTTGATTTTTCAGGCACAGGGTATTGCTTTGATACCTCTCCTGGCAGAATCATTTACATGTATCACGATCCGGAACGGTTTTTCAAGTATATCAGACCAGTACGGAAGTCATAA
- a CDS encoding MerR family transcriptional regulator: protein MFKIGEFSKLMQISIRMLRYYDEAGLLKPAQIDEATGYRLYSAAQIPVLQRIKLLRDVKFSVAEMAVALAHGDERAFIGELERKKAELEEELRLERQRIARIDRALRDIREAGPTHPCEVSFKSIPSLRILSLRKIIPHYHCEGMLWEQLFRFIEREHPELRQQSHRNLAIYHDEEHKEADVDVEVGVLVEWAGNNGDGCSFRETEPVANMACLMVRGPYENLERAYQSFACWLERNQYQMTGMSRQICHKGPYNEADPDQYLTEIQNPVRSLA from the coding sequence TTGTTCAAGATCGGGGAATTCTCAAAACTAATGCAGATCTCCATCCGGATGCTGCGCTATTATGACGAGGCCGGGCTTTTGAAACCGGCCCAAATCGATGAAGCCACGGGCTATCGCCTTTATTCCGCGGCGCAAATTCCGGTGCTGCAGCGGATCAAGCTGCTGCGCGATGTCAAATTCAGTGTGGCGGAGATGGCGGTGGCCCTGGCCCATGGGGATGAGCGGGCGTTCATTGGCGAACTGGAACGAAAAAAAGCGGAGTTGGAGGAGGAGCTACGTCTGGAACGGCAACGGATCGCCCGGATCGACCGGGCGCTGCGGGACATCCGGGAAGCGGGGCCGACCCATCCTTGCGAGGTTTCCTTTAAAAGTATTCCTTCCTTGCGAATCCTGTCGCTGCGGAAAATCATCCCTCACTATCATTGCGAGGGAATGCTGTGGGAACAGTTGTTCCGGTTTATCGAACGGGAGCATCCCGAGCTGCGGCAGCAAAGCCACAGAAATCTGGCCATTTACCATGATGAAGAGCATAAGGAGGCCGATGTCGACGTGGAGGTCGGCGTGCTGGTCGAGTGGGCGGGAAACAACGGGGACGGCTGCTCCTTCCGGGAAACCGAGCCGGTTGCGAACATGGCCTGCCTGATGGTGCGTGGCCCGTATGAGAACCTGGAACGCGCCTATCAATCCTTCGCCTGCTGGCTGGAGCGGAATCAGTACCAAATGACCGGGATGAGCAGGCAAATCTGCCACAAAGGCCCCTATAATGAAGCCGATCCCGACCAGTATCTCACCGAAATCCAAAATCCTGTCCGTAGCCTGGCTTGA
- a CDS encoding SAM-dependent methyltransferase: MLQFQVKSIGRVRAGAAGMFLEIDREYRPALKELDGFSHLNILWWFSGCDNERSRAVLEVPSPYRKAPAVMGVFATRSPERPNPLALSTAQLLRLDHTNGIIRIAYIDAADGSPVLDLKPYTPSLDRVAGPEVPEWCGHWPKSLEESGAFDWEQEFNF, encoded by the coding sequence ATGCTGCAATTTCAGGTGAAATCCATCGGGAGAGTCAGGGCCGGCGCCGCGGGGATGTTCCTGGAGATCGACCGGGAATATCGTCCGGCCCTCAAGGAACTGGACGGTTTTAGCCATTTGAACATCCTTTGGTGGTTCAGCGGCTGCGATAACGAGCGGTCGCGGGCGGTCTTGGAAGTGCCGAGCCCATACCGAAAGGCTCCCGCGGTCATGGGCGTCTTTGCCACCCGTTCTCCGGAGCGGCCCAATCCGCTGGCGCTCTCCACAGCGCAGCTCCTGCGCCTCGACCATACGAACGGCATCATCCGGATCGCTTACATCGACGCGGCAGACGGGAGTCCGGTGCTTGACTTGAAGCCGTACACGCCGAGTCTCGACCGCGTGGCCGGGCCGGAAGTGCCGGAATGGTGCGGCCACTGGCCCAAAAGCCTGGAGGAATCGGGCGCGTTCGATTGGGAGCAGGAGTTCAACTTTTGA
- a CDS encoding class I SAM-dependent methyltransferase produces MLKSKIRTPEEIEKYMRELKDWLDEVRNAPAEEMTNFFTKRIDEYDNVHLTHWGEEYVHIADFFDDGLRSLLDIGCGTGLELESIYKRFPNVKVSGLDLSESMLNKLREKYSDRDIDIIRADYFEYPFEESKYDAAMSFETLHHFKYEKKQLIYSKLYQTIKNGGYYIECDYIACCNEEEALCLEGYEYRRKKNNISEDMFIHIDIPLTLEHQIELMKNAGFKTVDVLYQNCGTVIIRAEKGS; encoded by the coding sequence GTGCTTAAAAGTAAAATCCGAACACCGGAAGAAATAGAAAAGTATATGCGGGAATTAAAGGACTGGCTCGACGAGGTTAGAAACGCTCCTGCGGAAGAAATGACGAATTTTTTCACCAAAAGAATTGATGAATACGATAATGTCCATCTCACACATTGGGGTGAAGAATACGTTCATATTGCGGATTTCTTTGATGATGGTTTGCGTTCCTTGCTTGACATTGGCTGCGGCACGGGCTTGGAACTTGAATCAATCTACAAGAGATTCCCAAATGTGAAAGTTTCCGGCCTTGATTTGTCTGAATCTATGCTTAATAAACTGCGTGAAAAATATAGCGATCGGGATATTGATATCATAAGGGCAGACTATTTTGAATATCCGTTTGAAGAAAGCAAGTATGATGCCGCCATGTCCTTTGAAACACTTCATCATTTTAAATACGAAAAGAAGCAACTGATTTATAGCAAGCTTTATCAAACCATAAAAAACGGCGGATACTATATAGAATGCGACTATATCGCCTGTTGCAATGAAGAAGAAGCACTATGTCTTGAGGGTTATGAATATAGACGGAAGAAAAATAATATATCAGAGGATATGTTTATCCATATTGATATTCCTCTAACACTGGAACATCAAATTGAACTTATGAAGAATGCAGGTTTTAAAACTGTTGATGTACTGTATCAGAATTGTGGTACAGTCATTATTAGAGCTGAAAAAGGTAGTTGA
- a CDS encoding ABC transporter ATP-binding protein, with protein sequence MEPIVEAVQLCKTFQLGEVAIEVLKDINLTIRQGEFVSIMGPSGSGKSTLLYLLGGLDKPTSGSIKIRGRELSVMRDREESVMRRRDLGFIFQFYNLIPNLNVEENIMLPILLDGRSLKLEKGKLERILEEVGLADRRYHTPRELSGGQQQRVAIARALVNEPDLILADEPIGNLDSRTGTEIMKLLQRINREHRKTILQVTHSQEAAGYGDRIIQVRDGKVWEGHDEASA encoded by the coding sequence TTGGAACCCATTGTGGAAGCAGTCCAGCTCTGTAAGACTTTTCAACTGGGCGAAGTGGCGATTGAGGTTTTGAAGGATATTAATCTCACCATCCGGCAAGGGGAGTTTGTCTCGATCATGGGGCCGTCCGGCTCGGGCAAGAGCACGCTCCTGTACCTGCTGGGCGGATTGGATAAGCCGACTTCCGGGAGCATCAAGATCCGGGGCCGGGAGTTATCGGTGATGCGGGATCGCGAAGAGAGCGTGATGCGCCGGAGGGATTTGGGGTTTATCTTTCAGTTTTACAACCTGATCCCCAATCTGAACGTGGAGGAGAATATCATGCTGCCGATCCTGTTGGACGGCAGAAGCCTCAAACTCGAAAAGGGCAAGTTGGAACGGATTTTGGAAGAGGTCGGCCTAGCCGACCGGCGCTATCATACGCCGCGGGAGCTTTCCGGAGGCCAGCAGCAGCGGGTGGCCATCGCCCGGGCGCTGGTGAACGAGCCGGATCTGATTCTGGCCGACGAGCCCATCGGCAACCTGGACAGCCGGACCGGGACCGAGATTATGAAATTGCTCCAGCGGATCAACCGGGAACACCGCAAGACCATCCTGCAGGTCACCCATTCGCAGGAGGCCGCCGGATACGGCGACCGGATCATTCAGGTACGGGACGGAAAGGTGTGGGAGGGTCATGATGAAGCCAGTGCTTAA
- a CDS encoding HlyD family secretion protein: MKPVLKWIGLALLFGLLTMGASCRKEEKKAVPSSAPKVEVKRTVEAFGIVKARDYKDINLDFPAQIERVPVKAGQPVSLGQPLIYLSINDFQAQIKNKENELNAARFELLKVEKSLRDAQDTYAKFQRQLRDKEGLFRAGAISQKELDDFRDVVKEKEKAVTDIKVSLGSGSGASSVAVQREKVAVLDYDLKRLRNKLNQSFLKGNVIVSDYANGVVSDVSCAAGYSVGTSGEKQEKLLSIMNLDSLYVTADVAEDFIKDVRLGAAVTIRPTADNTRKYQGKVTSIAQMAVTQNGETNVAVEISITNPDGFLRPNFNVDVEIAK, translated from the coding sequence ATGAAGCCAGTGCTTAAGTGGATCGGCCTGGCGCTCTTGTTTGGCTTGTTGACGATGGGCGCCAGTTGCCGCAAGGAAGAAAAAAAGGCCGTGCCGAGCAGCGCGCCCAAGGTCGAGGTCAAACGGACGGTGGAGGCCTTTGGAATCGTGAAGGCCCGGGATTACAAGGATATCAACCTGGATTTTCCGGCGCAGATTGAGCGGGTGCCGGTCAAGGCCGGCCAGCCGGTGAGTCTGGGCCAGCCGCTAATCTATTTAAGTATCAACGATTTTCAGGCGCAAATTAAAAACAAGGAAAACGAGCTAAACGCGGCCCGGTTCGAACTGCTGAAGGTCGAAAAGAGCCTCCGGGACGCCCAGGATACTTACGCGAAGTTCCAGCGCCAGCTGCGCGACAAGGAAGGGCTGTTTCGAGCGGGCGCCATTTCCCAAAAAGAGCTGGACGATTTTCGGGATGTGGTGAAGGAAAAGGAGAAGGCGGTCACCGACATCAAAGTCTCCCTCGGTTCAGGTTCCGGGGCCAGCAGCGTCGCGGTGCAGCGCGAGAAGGTGGCGGTGTTGGATTACGACTTGAAACGGCTGAGGAATAAGTTGAATCAGAGCTTTCTCAAAGGCAATGTCATCGTTTCCGACTACGCCAACGGAGTGGTCTCCGACGTCTCCTGCGCCGCCGGCTATTCGGTCGGCACCAGCGGCGAGAAGCAGGAGAAGCTCTTGTCCATCATGAATCTGGACAGCCTGTACGTCACCGCCGACGTGGCCGAGGATTTCATCAAGGATGTCCGGCTGGGGGCGGCGGTCACGATCCGGCCGACCGCGGACAATACCCGCAAGTACCAGGGTAAAGTGACCAGCATCGCCCAGATGGCGGTGACTCAAAACGGCGAAACCAACGTGGCGGTGGAGATATCCATCACCAATCCCGACGGATTCTTACGCCCCAATTTCAACGTCGATGTGGAGATCGCGAAATAG
- a CDS encoding ABC transporter permease, producing the protein MRILIKFIWRNIQEKKLRTFLILISVALSAALFFAATAIAGTIEGMYLQRIKKYYGTAELIVHPNEKSPSGFFHVHPAEQYRNFTDYAIGVIESSGTYKNRHESADFDLKGFRLADLATMNPYVLARQRQLLPFQGKKIIISRAMAEKFHFRIGQNIELWLRDHRYRFRIAAIAEPVGLFQDDGLSNTAVVPRETLAALFGARGKVTTVFIKLKDPSRAEEMVAKMSGAFRRYTVRETVSRSELRREIGTISTPFMMMVILVLFMSVFIIYTSFKVITRERLPLIGTFRSIGATRRMTDLILFAESLLYGVVGGVAGCGMGLGILYVMSILMTPAWLAGKLNTVMKFTPLQLLMALALAVILALGSSLFPIIRISKIPVKEIILNAIARPVRKKGRRLLWGALLLAVALAVPPLVPQDVTFLATVAGMLLTTSAVILWIPFLTKLLTGALERIYQPLFGNLAVLAAKNLRDNQSSMNNIALLAIGISSLLMINTLSYSVSKEVMSLYRDAQYDIWMWSWQPDRAFKQRLLAVDGVKGVYGVYSAYQAELDGRKDKIGWLVGAAPEFFDYWKLNILGDRRALLAQLDQDRQILLTASLRDKFGVKLGDYLTLQTKRGKKAYRISGFFTSLMENGSFAIIPERYFKLDMKEQYYNSLFIKTLGDPAAVESKLQQKFEREQPYITTLRSMEQRNMQSNAQMFLILQGFSVLALLIGIFGVLNNLLIGFIERQRSLAVLRSVGMSNRQSLQMILLESLSGGLIGGAVGVMSGLLLLSLIPYVMKSLSIPIPMHYSPAQFLFALLAGVVITVVASLSPALKSVKLNIIEAIKYE; encoded by the coding sequence ATGCGGATACTCATCAAATTTATCTGGCGCAATATTCAAGAAAAGAAACTGCGGACTTTTTTGATCCTGATCTCGGTGGCGCTGTCGGCGGCCCTGTTCTTCGCCGCCACCGCCATCGCCGGCACCATCGAAGGGATGTACCTGCAACGAATCAAGAAATATTACGGCACCGCCGAGTTGATCGTCCATCCCAACGAGAAGTCGCCCTCCGGCTTCTTTCATGTCCATCCGGCGGAGCAGTACCGGAACTTCACCGATTACGCCATCGGCGTCATCGAGAGCTCGGGCACTTACAAGAACCGCCACGAGTCGGCGGATTTCGACCTGAAAGGATTCAGGCTCGCGGATCTGGCGACCATGAATCCGTATGTCCTGGCCCGGCAGCGGCAACTCCTGCCGTTTCAGGGCAAAAAGATCATCATCAGCAGGGCCATGGCCGAGAAATTCCACTTCCGGATCGGCCAGAATATCGAATTGTGGCTGCGGGATCACCGTTACCGGTTCCGGATCGCCGCCATCGCCGAGCCGGTCGGCCTCTTTCAGGATGACGGCCTCAGCAATACGGCGGTGGTCCCCCGCGAAACCCTGGCGGCCTTGTTCGGCGCCCGCGGCAAGGTGACGACCGTTTTTATCAAATTGAAGGACCCCTCCCGGGCGGAGGAGATGGTCGCCAAAATGAGCGGGGCCTTCCGCCGTTATACCGTACGCGAAACCGTCTCCCGGTCGGAGTTGCGGCGCGAGATCGGCACGATCTCGACCCCTTTCATGATGATGGTGATCCTGGTCCTGTTCATGAGCGTCTTCATCATTTACACCTCGTTTAAGGTGATCACCCGGGAACGGCTGCCGCTCATCGGCACCTTCCGCAGCATCGGAGCGACCCGCCGCATGACCGACCTGATCCTGTTCGCCGAGAGCCTGCTGTACGGAGTGGTCGGGGGCGTCGCCGGCTGCGGCATGGGACTCGGGATCCTGTATGTCATGTCGATCCTGATGACCCCGGCGTGGCTCGCCGGCAAGCTGAATACGGTCATGAAGTTTACCCCGTTGCAATTGCTGATGGCGCTGGCGCTGGCAGTGATTCTGGCGCTGGGCAGTTCGCTTTTTCCGATCATCAGGATCTCCAAAATTCCGGTCAAGGAGATCATTTTGAACGCGATTGCCAGGCCCGTCCGGAAGAAGGGCCGCCGCCTGCTTTGGGGGGCTTTGCTGCTGGCCGTGGCCTTGGCGGTCCCGCCGCTGGTGCCGCAGGATGTCACTTTTTTGGCCACCGTGGCGGGGATGCTCCTGACCACCAGCGCGGTGATCCTCTGGATCCCCTTCCTGACCAAGCTGCTGACCGGAGCCCTGGAGCGGATCTACCAGCCGCTCTTCGGCAACCTGGCGGTTTTGGCAGCCAAGAATCTGCGGGATAACCAAAGCAGCATGAATAACATCGCCTTGCTGGCGATCGGCATCTCCAGCCTGCTGATGATCAATACCCTCAGCTATAGTGTGAGTAAGGAGGTTATGAGCCTGTACCGGGATGCCCAGTATGATATTTGGATGTGGAGCTGGCAGCCGGATCGCGCGTTTAAGCAGCGGTTGCTCGCGGTCGACGGCGTCAAAGGGGTCTATGGAGTCTACTCCGCCTACCAGGCGGAGCTTGACGGCCGCAAGGATAAGATCGGCTGGCTGGTCGGGGCCGCGCCCGAATTCTTCGACTATTGGAAGCTGAATATCTTGGGCGACCGGCGGGCGCTTTTGGCGCAGTTGGACCAGGACCGCCAGATCCTGTTGACCGCTTCGCTGCGCGACAAATTCGGGGTTAAGCTCGGGGATTATCTGACGCTCCAGACCAAGCGGGGCAAAAAAGCCTACCGGATCAGCGGCTTTTTCACTTCCCTCATGGAGAACGGGAGTTTTGCAATTATTCCGGAACGGTATTTCAAGCTGGATATGAAGGAACAGTATTATAACAGCCTGTTCATCAAGACCCTCGGCGACCCGGCGGCAGTGGAGAGCAAGCTGCAGCAGAAGTTCGAGCGGGAGCAACCGTATATCACGACGCTGCGGAGTATGGAACAGCGCAATATGCAGTCCAACGCCCAAATGTTTCTGATCCTGCAAGGCTTTTCGGTGTTGGCCCTGCTCATCGGGATCTTCGGAGTGCTGAACAACCTGCTCATCGGGTTTATCGAACGCCAACGCTCGCTGGCGGTGTTACGCTCGGTGGGGATGAGCAACCGCCAGTCGTTGCAGATGATCCTGCTGGAGTCGCTGAGCGGGGGACTCATCGGCGGCGCGGTCGGCGTCATGAGCGGATTGCTGTTGCTGTCGCTCATCCCCTATGTCATGAAGTCGCTCAGCATTCCGATTCCGATGCATTATTCCCCGGCGCAATTTCTCTTCGCGTTGCTGGCGGGGGTCGTCATTACCGTCGTGGCCTCGCTCAGTCCGGCCTTGAAATCGGTCAAACTCAACATCATCGAGGCGATCAAATACGAGTAG
- a CDS encoding GNAT family N-acetyltransferase: protein MRLAAIHEPALIKEYLNRPDRGNLIYYCNNLEPPFWENTQWFGLMAGEHLAALAMLITKYQVPALLATSYRPDDPYLPELLERLRPYLPQDLYCHVDSHAVERLPSGMAGQRVSPYYNMKLVDRNRLPVLDPGRAVRLGTADKPAIIALLEESHPDYLLDEEFCDAGYYWGIREAGRLVSLAGVVAKSEEYAIAAVGCVTTHPDFRRAGLATQVMAALIHDLTPRYGEIVLNVKQANQNAVRCYRKLGFEVIGEFAEVCGSDCRF, encoded by the coding sequence ATGCGATTGGCGGCCATTCACGAGCCGGCCCTGATCAAGGAGTATCTGAACCGGCCGGACCGGGGCAATCTCATTTACTATTGCAACAATCTGGAGCCGCCTTTTTGGGAGAATACCCAATGGTTCGGATTAATGGCGGGAGAACATTTGGCGGCGCTGGCCATGTTGATCACCAAATACCAGGTTCCGGCCCTTCTGGCCACCTCCTATCGGCCGGACGATCCTTATCTGCCGGAGCTTCTGGAGCGGCTCCGGCCTTACCTGCCCCAGGATTTGTACTGTCATGTCGATAGCCACGCCGTGGAGCGGCTGCCCTCCGGCATGGCGGGACAACGGGTCAGTCCGTATTACAACATGAAGCTGGTCGACCGTAACCGCCTTCCGGTGCTTGATCCCGGCCGGGCCGTCCGTTTGGGAACTGCCGATAAACCGGCGATCATTGCTCTGCTGGAGGAGAGCCATCCCGATTACCTCCTGGATGAGGAGTTTTGCGACGCGGGGTATTATTGGGGCATTCGCGAAGCGGGCCGGCTCGTCAGCCTGGCGGGCGTGGTGGCCAAGTCCGAGGAGTACGCCATCGCGGCCGTCGGTTGTGTGACCACCCATCCCGACTTCCGCCGCGCCGGCCTGGCCACCCAGGTGATGGCGGCGTTGATCCATGATTTGACGCCGCGTTATGGGGAGATCGTTTTAAATGTCAAGCAGGCGAACCAAAACGCCGTCCGGTGCTACCGGAAGCTCGGCTTTGAGGTCATTGGCGAATTCGCGGAGGTATGCGGCAGCGATTGCCGGTTCTGA